A genomic segment from Anaerobacillus sp. CMMVII encodes:
- a CDS encoding flagellin, translating to MIINNNISALNNHRQMGMNQAAGQKSMEKLSSGLRINKAGDDAAGLAISEKMRGQIRGLDQASRNAQDGISLIQTAEGALNETHSILQRMRELAVQASNDTNTDADRGELQKEVNQLISEIDRIANNTEFNTKTLMNGSFDSTALTFHIGANIDQNIALTIADMSSAGVLSQLSGLGITSQGDANDAISAINAAIERVSAERSKLGAYQNRLDHTISNLGNSAENLQAAESRIRDVDMAREVMSMTKSNILSQASQAMLAQANQAPQAVLQLLG from the coding sequence ATGATTATCAACAATAACATTTCAGCATTAAACAACCACCGTCAGATGGGTATGAACCAGGCTGCTGGTCAAAAATCTATGGAGAAGTTATCTTCAGGTCTTCGTATTAACAAAGCTGGTGATGATGCAGCAGGTTTAGCAATCTCTGAGAAAATGAGAGGGCAAATTCGCGGCTTAGACCAAGCATCTCGTAACGCTCAAGATGGTATCTCTTTGATTCAAACAGCTGAAGGTGCGTTAAACGAAACTCATTCTATCCTTCAACGTATGCGTGAATTAGCAGTACAAGCATCAAATGATACAAACACTGATGCAGATCGTGGAGAACTTCAAAAAGAAGTTAACCAGTTAATCTCGGAAATTGATCGTATTGCTAATAATACAGAGTTCAATACAAAGACTCTTATGAATGGTAGTTTCGATAGTACCGCATTAACTTTCCACATTGGAGCAAATATTGATCAAAATATTGCATTGACAATTGCTGATATGAGCTCTGCTGGTGTGCTATCTCAATTATCAGGTTTAGGAATCACTTCTCAAGGTGATGCTAATGACGCAATTTCAGCTATTAATGCTGCGATTGAAAGAGTTTCTGCTGAAAGATCTAAACTAGGCGCTTACCAAAATCGCCTTGATCATACAATTTCGAATCTTGGTAATTCAGCTGAAAATCTTCAAGCTGCTGAATCTAGAATTAGAGATGTAGACATGGCACGTGAAGTAATGAGTATGACGAAGAGTAATATTCTTTCTCAAGCATCACAAGCAATGCTTGCACAAGCGAACCAAGCACCACAAGCAGTACTTCAACTATTAGGTTAA
- a CDS encoding TPR domain-containing glycosyltransferase: protein MEKFLSLCMIVKNEERTLDRCLSSVKDVVDEIIIVDTGSIDRTLEIANRYVQRVYEYEWNNSFSDARNFAQSKASGKWILVLDADEFVDTDNLKLAIDELKESKSSAEAFQVKIYNFTGKYGERIIQHKSIRLYRNSSSIKYYRLIHEQLKKVTGDLEVGSINLTLYHSGYLNSTMKEKNKSERNTHLLDNEIVLSGNSAFDYFNLGNEYLVTNETEKALEAFVNGYNKKISFNISWIPFCLVQIVNCLISLQRYEEALRVIADAENIFPASPDFKVFKANIYLSQHRYTDALEVLVSTIETHGDDNHCIVSIDYREYYPHLLLGKVYKKQNELSNAVFHFSKAYSFNKSKEALSELLNILYKNESESDIKHFIDTNIDISTTDDLINMVLILISIHDTVIVKEYIEKVNEPILVKGLNLRIALYENNIPTIKELMLVISNNELIELIKRQIIDFYDVIVIYFILGDGIITILRDLSYTLLGGDKSFIERLLSGSNLINETDKKHYLVLFERLLKYKFDSILNKFLEWRYSLGSDINIDIGDILYKYGCKDLAINSYKQVINTSFLSENSFANICKYYKDQQNFTQALKVASEALKLNKYDFRIITDFIEIFMSHQNYQGVIDTIDFGLENYKNSNYLKKKLELLFSILITNQEQSLALNLVNVLSKHFGEDAHSITMKSIVEMLTGNIDVAENILNNGLERFPRNYDILYNLHYLHEMQGRHNESDETLKLLNECLNTMRYLNPDISVQDFFKLLDEKGIKYVVLRWYDELLYSTAEIKDVDILVDDKDVYKLSKYFLPYYKEGAIPFDVYTPTPTPNNHFAGLPYYPRNLADQILRQREKLDIIYVPSNEDYMFSLIYHALYHKAENSGLDGKVSNNNKYYRKIKQFLTIINLIKKLR, encoded by the coding sequence ATGGAAAAATTTCTAAGTTTATGTATGATAGTTAAAAATGAGGAAAGAACATTAGATCGTTGTTTAAGTTCAGTTAAGGATGTAGTTGATGAAATAATAATAGTAGATACAGGTTCTATTGATAGGACGTTAGAAATAGCGAATAGATATGTACAAAGAGTATATGAGTATGAATGGAATAATAGCTTCTCAGATGCAAGAAATTTTGCACAATCTAAGGCTTCTGGCAAATGGATTCTTGTTTTAGATGCTGATGAGTTTGTAGACACTGATAATTTAAAATTAGCCATTGATGAGCTAAAGGAAAGTAAAAGTTCTGCTGAGGCCTTTCAAGTTAAAATTTACAATTTTACTGGAAAGTATGGCGAACGAATTATACAGCATAAAAGCATTAGATTATATAGAAATAGTTCTTCTATTAAATATTATAGACTAATACATGAACAATTAAAAAAAGTAACTGGTGATTTAGAAGTTGGTTCTATTAACCTAACTCTTTATCACTCAGGTTATCTGAATAGCACAATGAAAGAAAAAAACAAATCAGAAAGAAATACACATTTACTAGATAATGAAATCGTATTGTCTGGGAATTCAGCTTTTGATTATTTTAATTTAGGAAATGAATACTTGGTTACTAATGAAACTGAAAAAGCATTGGAGGCATTTGTTAATGGATACAACAAAAAAATAAGCTTTAACATTAGCTGGATACCGTTCTGTTTGGTCCAAATAGTTAATTGTTTGATTAGTTTGCAAAGATATGAAGAAGCCTTAAGGGTAATTGCTGATGCTGAAAATATCTTTCCCGCTTCACCTGATTTTAAGGTTTTTAAGGCAAATATCTATTTGAGTCAGCATCGTTATACGGATGCGCTAGAAGTTTTGGTTTCTACTATAGAAACTCATGGAGATGATAATCATTGTATAGTAAGTATAGACTATAGAGAATATTATCCGCATTTATTGCTGGGGAAAGTTTACAAAAAACAAAACGAATTAAGTAATGCAGTATTTCATTTTAGTAAAGCATACTCTTTTAATAAAAGTAAAGAAGCGTTAAGTGAACTACTAAATATTTTATATAAAAACGAATCCGAAAGTGACATAAAGCACTTTATAGATACTAATATTGATATCTCAACTACTGATGATTTAATTAATATGGTATTAATATTAATATCTATTCATGATACGGTTATTGTGAAAGAGTATATTGAAAAGGTTAATGAACCAATACTTGTTAAAGGACTTAATTTAAGAATAGCCTTATACGAAAACAATATTCCGACGATTAAAGAATTAATGTTGGTAATTTCTAATAATGAGCTGATCGAGCTGATTAAAAGACAAATAATTGATTTCTATGATGTGATAGTCATCTATTTTATACTCGGAGATGGTATTATCACCATTTTGAGAGATTTATCTTATACACTATTAGGTGGAGATAAATCTTTTATAGAAAGATTACTATCTGGAAGCAACTTAATAAATGAGACTGATAAAAAACATTATTTAGTTTTATTTGAAAGGTTATTAAAATATAAGTTTGACTCAATATTGAATAAGTTTTTAGAATGGAGGTACTCCTTAGGATCCGATATTAATATCGATATAGGAGATATTTTATATAAATATGGTTGCAAAGATTTGGCTATTAATTCATATAAACAAGTAATTAATACAAGCTTTTTATCTGAAAACTCTTTTGCTAATATCTGTAAGTACTATAAAGACCAACAAAATTTTACCCAAGCACTTAAGGTTGCTAGTGAAGCACTTAAATTAAATAAATATGACTTTAGGATAATAACAGACTTTATTGAAATTTTCATGAGCCATCAAAATTACCAAGGTGTTATTGATACAATTGATTTTGGGTTAGAAAATTATAAAAATAGTAATTACTTGAAAAAGAAACTGGAGTTACTCTTTTCTATTCTTATAACTAATCAAGAGCAAAGTTTAGCTCTAAATTTAGTGAATGTTTTATCTAAACACTTTGGGGAAGATGCACATAGTATAACAATGAAGTCAATTGTTGAAATGTTAACTGGTAATATAGACGTTGCAGAGAATATATTAAATAACGGATTGGAAAGATTTCCTCGGAATTACGATATTTTATACAACCTACATTACTTACATGAAATGCAAGGTAGACACAATGAGTCGGATGAAACACTAAAGTTATTAAACGAATGCTTGAATACGATGAGATATTTAAATCCAGACATTAGTGTTCAAGACTTTTTTAAACTATTAGATGAAAAGGGAATTAAGTATGTAGTTTTAAGATGGTATGATGAATTATTATATTCTACAGCGGAAATCAAAGATGTTGATATACTAGTTGATGATAAAGATGTCTATAAGTTAAGCAAATATTTTCTGCCTTATTACAAAGAAGGTGCAATACCATTCGATGTATATACACCTACACCAACACCTAATAATCATTTTGCTGGTTTACCTTACTATCCAAGAAATTTAGCAGATCAAATACTACGCCAAAGGGAAAAGTTAGACATAATATATGTGCCTAGTAATGAAGATTATATGTTTAGTTTAATTTACCATGCACTATACCATAAAGCAGAAAATTCTGGGCTAGATGGCAAAGTATCAAATAATAATAAGTATTATCGTAAAATTAAACAATTTTTGACGATTATAAACTTAATAAAGAAATTACGTTAA
- a CDS encoding AarF/UbiB family protein, whose protein sequence is MLNSDFLKSVAQSTHFEREFKSELSIYFIREWITNKGYSNLIIDNLKKYGYEILLTKDLNDEVQDTATREIRGGNWNEGVIYETGGKPVTMLVLLDLNVTPVPEERKKQYPFVKNGNFFKKELIRRDINALLSKENMTNPVHSSDDELEAMEYIKLLIPEEVEKIINKKVRLIERYHSDEHRVIKQFNGYNLRAKTELIEYEGEFAVKKTFRESQKKFMLNEIYASEVLSKKCNLIPPLLAKGENYIIFPYYKNEIDNEQSKRSILSQKIKEIANFLKFLYDEGFAHLDFHPGNIIYTKENGLKVIDFEYLFSYSKKPGCLLQSYDVIGPPKEFKGDKPVYTKYASESSLYDYYNILWEQTVGKKLTEIVKHEV, encoded by the coding sequence TTGCTTAATAGTGATTTTCTGAAAAGTGTTGCACAATCTACCCATTTTGAAAGGGAGTTCAAAAGTGAACTGTCAATCTATTTTATTAGAGAGTGGATAACGAACAAGGGTTATAGTAATTTAATTATTGATAACTTGAAGAAGTACGGCTATGAAATACTATTAACTAAAGATTTAAATGATGAGGTACAAGATACAGCTACAAGAGAAATAAGGGGTGGTAACTGGAATGAAGGAGTGATTTATGAAACGGGCGGTAAGCCAGTTACTATGTTAGTCCTATTAGATCTTAACGTAACTCCAGTGCCAGAAGAAAGAAAGAAACAATACCCTTTTGTTAAAAATGGTAACTTCTTTAAAAAAGAACTAATAAGAAGAGATATAAATGCACTTCTTAGTAAAGAAAACATGACCAATCCTGTACATTCCAGTGACGATGAACTAGAGGCAATGGAGTATATTAAACTTTTAATCCCAGAAGAAGTTGAGAAAATAATTAATAAGAAAGTTCGTTTAATAGAAAGATATCATTCAGACGAACACAGGGTTATTAAACAGTTTAATGGTTATAATTTAAGAGCTAAAACGGAGCTTATAGAATATGAAGGTGAATTTGCAGTTAAGAAGACATTTAGAGAAAGTCAAAAGAAATTTATGTTAAACGAAATTTATGCCTCAGAAGTCTTGAGCAAAAAATGTAATTTGATACCACCATTACTAGCTAAAGGTGAAAACTATATTATATTTCCGTATTATAAAAATGAGATTGATAATGAACAATCTAAAAGAAGTATACTTTCACAGAAGATAAAGGAAATCGCTAATTTTCTAAAGTTTTTGTATGATGAAGGTTTTGCTCATTTAGATTTCCACCCTGGCAACATAATTTATACTAAAGAAAATGGATTAAAAGTTATTGATTTTGAATACTTATTTAGTTATAGTAAGAAACCAGGTTGTCTTCTACAATCTTATGATGTCATTGGTCCACCTAAAGAATTCAAGGGTGATAAACCAGTTTATACAAAATACGCTTCTGAATCAAGTTTGTATGATTACTATAATATTTTATGGGAACAAACAGTTGGTAAGAAGTTAACTGAAATAGTTAAACATGAAGTATAA
- a CDS encoding flagellar protein FlaG yields MINQRLTEKREVLHAENAKEISRIDLEKNIENVNKFLETSFTSLKFQVHEDLDRIFVEIVDQITQEVVREIPPKEFLDMISSMLEHVGLIVDKRV; encoded by the coding sequence TTGATTAATCAACGGCTTACAGAGAAGCGGGAAGTTCTCCACGCTGAAAATGCCAAAGAAATATCTAGGATAGATCTAGAGAAAAATATTGAAAATGTTAATAAGTTTCTAGAAACAAGCTTTACTTCTTTAAAATTTCAAGTTCATGAAGACCTAGATCGTATTTTTGTGGAAATTGTTGATCAAATAACGCAGGAGGTAGTTAGGGAAATACCGCCAAAGGAATTCCTTGATATGATCTCTTCAATGCTAGAGCATGTAGGTTTAATTGTAGATAAGCGAGTTTAA
- the fliD gene encoding flagellar filament capping protein FliD → MRIGGLASGMDTDQMIKDLMRVQRLPMDKLTQRKQTIEWQRDAYRSINTQMAKYNTNIFDTIMRSANMSAKTVTSSNSSRITATATAAAANSSFTIKEVKQLATAATNVSQGAISADPTVKIDPTQTLQSQYPEENVGDFGWKKGKIQNESLTLTEKQSMINLQNTDFVENQADLLASTIVKVNGKQFEVVTTKDGLKDNQVYFNMVDKKMEFSKDLEIGAKVSVTYATKSETEKYFTSSITTFNTSGVPQVEKFTFQGDKTLNQVIQEINSSPAGVSMFYDSFTDRVTVQRKETGNHNPGGQEMIFEGSFFTNVLKLNTSEEKGGDNAKFTINGLETERPTNNFTINGVTITLKEAFTDSPVTLNVNTNTDKIFDTIKGFVDEYNELLATINGKLKEERYRDFRPLTDEQKEAMSEKDIEKWEEKAMSGMLRNDQTLSNALDRMRSAMYSPVSLSGDNPTFKQLAELGITTSRDFMERGKLEIDEAKLRAAIEKDPDGVFRIFNADGPTSAEKGLARRMRENLAGAMDQVAERAGGSRGKNLNHQFTLGRNITDIDRQISNFERRLKQIEDRYWKQFSAMEKAMQQANSQAETMFAQLFGGQ, encoded by the coding sequence ATGAGAATTGGTGGTCTCGCTTCAGGAATGGATACTGACCAAATGATCAAGGATTTAATGCGCGTTCAGCGCTTACCAATGGACAAGCTTACTCAAAGGAAGCAAACGATTGAATGGCAACGGGACGCCTATCGTAGTATCAATACCCAAATGGCGAAGTATAATACAAATATTTTTGATACCATTATGCGTTCAGCAAATATGTCAGCGAAAACAGTAACATCCTCAAATAGTTCTCGTATTACGGCAACAGCTACAGCCGCAGCTGCAAATAGCTCGTTTACGATAAAGGAAGTAAAACAGCTAGCTACAGCTGCAACAAACGTAAGCCAAGGGGCTATTTCTGCAGATCCAACTGTGAAGATTGATCCGACGCAAACATTACAGTCCCAGTACCCTGAGGAGAATGTAGGAGATTTCGGATGGAAAAAAGGTAAAATTCAAAATGAAAGTTTAACACTGACTGAAAAACAAAGCATGATTAATTTACAAAATACTGACTTTGTTGAAAATCAAGCAGATTTACTAGCGTCAACAATTGTAAAGGTCAACGGAAAGCAGTTTGAAGTAGTTACTACTAAAGATGGTTTAAAAGATAATCAAGTATATTTTAATATGGTAGATAAGAAAATGGAATTTAGTAAAGACTTGGAAATTGGGGCAAAAGTCTCTGTAACGTACGCGACGAAGTCAGAAACAGAAAAGTACTTTACTTCTTCCATCACGACCTTCAATACCAGTGGAGTGCCACAAGTTGAAAAGTTTACATTTCAAGGAGATAAAACTTTAAACCAAGTAATCCAAGAAATCAATAGTTCACCTGCTGGTGTTAGCATGTTTTATGATTCCTTTACGGATAGAGTAACGGTGCAACGTAAGGAGACAGGTAATCATAATCCAGGAGGTCAAGAAATGATCTTTGAGGGTAGCTTCTTCACAAACGTTCTTAAGTTAAATACAAGTGAAGAAAAGGGCGGGGATAATGCCAAGTTCACGATCAACGGTCTTGAAACCGAACGCCCAACAAACAACTTTACAATCAACGGTGTTACCATCACCCTTAAAGAAGCATTTACTGACAGTCCTGTTACCTTAAATGTGAATACAAATACAGATAAAATCTTTGATACAATTAAAGGCTTTGTTGATGAATATAATGAGTTACTTGCGACGATTAATGGCAAGCTTAAAGAAGAGCGGTACCGCGATTTTCGCCCATTGACTGATGAGCAAAAAGAGGCGATGTCTGAAAAGGATATCGAGAAGTGGGAAGAGAAAGCGATGAGTGGTATGCTTCGCAATGACCAAACACTCTCAAATGCATTAGATCGAATGCGATCAGCGATGTACAGTCCGGTCTCATTATCTGGGGATAACCCGACATTTAAACAGTTAGCTGAGCTTGGGATTACTACTTCTAGAGACTTTATGGAGCGAGGGAAGCTTGAAATAGATGAGGCTAAGCTACGCGCGGCAATCGAAAAAGATCCAGATGGAGTTTTTCGGATCTTTAATGCTGACGGCCCAACGTCTGCTGAAAAAGGGCTTGCGCGCCGGATGCGTGAAAACTTAGCAGGAGCAATGGATCAAGTTGCAGAGCGGGCAGGAGGTAGTAGGGGGAAAAACCTGAACCACCAATTTACCTTAGGAAGAAATATTACAGATATCGATCGGCAAATTTCAAACTTTGAGCGACGGTTAAAGCAAATTGAGGATCGCTACTGGAAGCAGTTTTCAGCGATGGAAAAAGCAATGCAGCAAGCCAACTCTCAGGCTGAAACGATGTTTGCCCAATTATTTGGCGGTCAATAG
- the fliS gene encoding flagellar export chaperone FliS, whose translation MSIPNPYATAYKNNTTATASPGELTLMLYNGCLKFIKQTRMAIEKGDIQAKNTNIIKAQNIIRELMVTLKTDNEIGKEMMRMYDFILGRLIDANTKSDLVALAEAEQFVVEFRDTWKQVVQLDRQKRHGQGGKA comes from the coding sequence ATGTCTATACCAAATCCATATGCGACAGCATATAAGAACAATACAACAGCAACAGCTTCGCCAGGTGAGTTAACATTAATGCTTTATAATGGTTGCCTGAAGTTCATCAAACAAACACGAATGGCAATTGAAAAAGGCGATATTCAAGCGAAAAATACGAATATCATTAAAGCACAAAACATTATCAGAGAGCTTATGGTTACATTAAAAACAGATAATGAAATTGGTAAAGAAATGATGCGGATGTACGATTTCATCCTTGGTCGTCTAATTGATGCTAATACGAAAAGCGATCTTGTCGCTTTAGCAGAAGCGGAACAGTTTGTCGTAGAATTCCGTGATACCTGGAAGCAAGTTGTTCAACTTGATCGTCAAAAGCGCCATGGTCAAGGTGGCAAGGCCTAG
- a CDS encoding transposase, translated as MPRKKRVWFKYAMYHITNRGVRKMAIFYQEDDYLKYLEILEETRQQYPFTLHAYCLMTNHVHLLLQTLDHPISIIMKQLNTQYAKYFNKKYNLVGHLFQSRFGSELIDSLKYELDVSKYIHLNPVEAYMVDKAEDYRWSSYRAYAFHESNPHVHTEKILSHFPPPASYHYQQFTEQQDKLDPPPIIIKPFVGKFDHTR; from the coding sequence ATGCCGAGAAAGAAAAGAGTTTGGTTTAAGTATGCCATGTACCATATAACCAACCGTGGCGTTCGAAAAATGGCGATATTTTACCAGGAAGATGATTATTTAAAGTATTTAGAAATTCTTGAAGAAACAAGACAACAATACCCCTTTACTCTCCACGCCTACTGTTTAATGACAAATCATGTACATCTATTACTCCAAACCCTCGATCACCCAATCTCAATCATTATGAAACAATTAAACACTCAGTACGCAAAATACTTTAATAAGAAATATAATTTAGTTGGCCATCTCTTCCAAAGTAGATTTGGTTCAGAGTTAATTGACTCTCTTAAATACGAACTTGATGTCAGCAAATATATTCACCTCAATCCCGTTGAAGCGTACATGGTAGATAAAGCTGAGGATTACCGTTGGAGTAGTTACCGAGCCTATGCTTTTCACGAATCTAACCCTCACGTACACACAGAAAAGATATTATCCCACTTTCCACCTCCAGCCTCCTACCATTACCAACAATTCACAGAACAACAAGACAAGCTTGATCCGCCTCCAATAATAATAAAACCCTTTGTAGGCAAATTTGATCATACCAGATAA
- a CDS encoding glycoside hydrolase family 13 protein, with protein sequence MLLEAIYHRPKSNYAYAYDENTIHIRVRTKRDDMDQVFLLYCDKYNLHETGFTKVEMKKIASDSLFDYYQAEAQPEYRRFAYLFQFIAGEENIAMNEVGFVADKEFDDASVLFATGLFEYPFLNAIDVNKPPQWVKDAIFYQIFPERFGNGDTSNDPENIEPWEEAAPERDNFFGGDLQGVIDHLDHLVELGINCIYFTPIFEATTNHKYDTVDYMKVDPHFGDNELAKTLVDKCHEKGIKVMLDAVFNHSGYFFGPFQDVVKNGESSKYKDWFYIREFPIVAEPKPNYHTFAFTGQMPKLNTEHPEVKSYLLEVARYWIEDIGCDGWRLDVANEVDHQFWREFRQVVKKANPEAYILGEIWHNSLPWLQGDQFDAVMNYPVTNSILEFFCKDAIDAEQFMGRLDSMLLAYPLQVNQTAFNLLDSHDTARLLTICNDDKQRMKLAATFQLTYMGAPCIYYGDEIGMTGGNDPDCRKPMVWNKEKQDLELFEYYKAMIKLRKEHRAFRDGSFTFLQAEKGSKHIVFERTDEHNRFVVVMNSGTEAVDVQLPGSFDVVNGNGTVDGEKVSVGALEYLILKAK encoded by the coding sequence ATGTTATTAGAAGCCATTTACCATCGTCCTAAATCTAATTATGCGTATGCATACGACGAAAATACTATACATATCCGCGTGCGCACGAAGCGAGATGATATGGATCAAGTATTTTTACTTTACTGCGACAAGTATAACTTGCATGAAACCGGTTTTACTAAAGTTGAAATGAAAAAAATCGCTAGTGACTCACTTTTCGACTATTATCAAGCTGAGGCGCAGCCTGAATACCGCCGCTTTGCTTATCTATTCCAATTTATCGCTGGTGAAGAAAACATCGCGATGAATGAAGTTGGCTTTGTCGCTGATAAAGAGTTTGACGATGCTTCTGTGTTATTTGCGACTGGTCTATTTGAATATCCGTTCTTAAATGCGATTGATGTCAATAAACCTCCTCAATGGGTGAAGGATGCGATTTTTTATCAAATCTTCCCAGAACGTTTTGGAAATGGCGACACTTCGAATGACCCGGAAAATATTGAACCTTGGGAGGAAGCTGCGCCCGAGCGTGATAACTTCTTTGGTGGCGACTTACAAGGGGTCATTGATCATCTCGATCATTTAGTTGAACTTGGAATTAATTGCATTTACTTCACGCCAATTTTTGAAGCAACGACAAATCATAAGTATGACACAGTCGACTATATGAAGGTTGATCCTCATTTTGGTGATAATGAACTTGCAAAAACTCTTGTTGATAAGTGCCACGAAAAAGGCATTAAAGTAATGCTTGATGCTGTGTTCAATCACTCAGGCTACTTTTTCGGTCCATTCCAGGATGTTGTAAAAAATGGTGAGTCTTCAAAATATAAAGATTGGTTCTACATTCGTGAGTTTCCAATTGTCGCAGAGCCAAAACCAAATTATCATACATTCGCTTTCACTGGGCAAATGCCGAAGTTAAATACCGAACATCCAGAGGTAAAATCCTACTTATTAGAAGTAGCTCGCTACTGGATTGAGGACATTGGTTGTGACGGCTGGCGCTTAGACGTAGCCAATGAGGTTGATCACCAATTCTGGCGTGAATTCCGCCAAGTGGTGAAAAAAGCAAATCCTGAAGCTTATATTTTAGGGGAGATTTGGCATAACTCATTGCCTTGGCTACAAGGAGACCAATTTGATGCGGTGATGAACTACCCAGTAACAAACTCGATTTTAGAGTTTTTCTGTAAGGATGCCATCGATGCTGAACAATTTATGGGTCGCCTAGATTCAATGCTTTTGGCCTACCCACTACAAGTTAATCAAACGGCTTTTAACCTATTAGATTCACATGACACAGCACGTCTTTTGACGATCTGTAATGATGACAAACAACGCATGAAGCTTGCTGCAACTTTCCAATTAACTTACATGGGCGCTCCTTGTATTTATTACGGAGATGAAATAGGGATGACAGGTGGAAATGACCCTGACTGCCGTAAGCCAATGGTTTGGAATAAAGAAAAGCAGGACCTTGAACTATTCGAGTACTACAAAGCGATGATTAAGCTTCGTAAAGAACACAGAGCCTTCCGTGACGGTTCTTTCACATTCCTACAAGCTGAAAAAGGTTCAAAGCATATCGTATTTGAACGTACTGATGAACATAACCGTTTTGTTGTTGTCATGAATAGTGGAACGGAAGCTGTAGACGTGCAACTACCAGGATCATTTGACGTAGTAAACGGCAATGGCACTGTAGATGGCGAAAAAGTTTCTGTTGGAGCATTAGAATACCTGATTTTGAAAGCTAAGTAA
- a CDS encoding single-stranded DNA-binding protein produces the protein MILTGRLAKEPELHYSKDGIGVTSFHLAVKRNYKNSEGTYEADFVPCVSFKRTAENIASYCDKGSLVALTGRLQTRSYENRDNIKIYVTEVVVDTIEFLQRKKNEANKEKVLV, from the coding sequence GTGATCCTGACTGGTAGATTAGCAAAAGAACCCGAACTTCATTATTCTAAGGATGGAATTGGTGTCACGTCGTTTCATCTTGCCGTAAAAAGAAATTATAAAAATTCAGAGGGGACATATGAGGCTGATTTTGTTCCTTGCGTCTCTTTTAAACGAACCGCTGAAAACATTGCGAGTTATTGTGACAAAGGATCGCTAGTGGCGTTGACAGGACGCCTGCAAACCAGAAGCTATGAAAATCGCGATAATATCAAAATTTACGTCACGGAAGTTGTCGTTGATACGATTGAGTTTTTACAAAGAAAGAAAAACGAAGCTAATAAAGAGAAAGTACTCGTATAA